In Thunnus maccoyii chromosome 11, fThuMac1.1, whole genome shotgun sequence, one genomic interval encodes:
- the LOC121906587 gene encoding zona pellucida-like domain-containing protein 1 — MKILLIFLSLIVRSSQLTLNECGTEARRPQVSDIAVKCGTSSIDLAIEICPVIYTGFNETLLILNHMLDPVCRATLDDSVMPPVARFNFPLNMTHACGSIFRTTSAAGTGIFSDFSNIQTVNISGVVRSIDPTTGTITYNAELKYYYSCAYPLEYLVNNTQIDVSASSISIKDNNGSFISTLSMELFSDANYTKPMVIPQLGIELRTSVYVEVKATNLTGQYHVLLDRCYASISPLPSNSSFFNLFVPCSKDRFTTMIENGDSQSARFRFPAFRFIEQQNETVSTYYLHCITRLCERSTCSTFKQCSSRRKRSTLDTSAGITKTYTITSPEIVTKADSIESKEKPLLADEEDDSAVGLGVAVGILAFACIIALSVAAIFYKRLRN; from the coding sequence ATGAAGATTCTTTTAATATTCCTCTCCTTGATAGTCAGAAGTAGTCAGCTGACACTAAATGAGTGTGGAACAGAGGCAAGACGGCCACAGGTCAGTGACATTGCAGTGAAGTGTGGCACTTCATCCATTGACCTGGCAATCGAAATCTGCCCAGTCATCTACACTGGCTTCAACGAGACACTACTGATCCTGAACCATATGTTGGACCCAGTATGCAGGGCAACCCTCGATGATTCTGTGATGCCACCTGTTGCTCGGTTTAACTTCCCCCTGAACATGACTCATGCCTGTGGAAGCATATTCCGAACCACCAGTGCTGCTGGGACAGgcatattttctgacttttccaACATCCAGACTGTCAACATCAGCGGCGTTGTTCGGTCCATTGACCCCACCACAGGCACAATCACTTACAACGCTGAGCTGAAGTACTACTACTCCTGTGCCTACCCCTTAGAGTATCTGGTCAACAACACCCAGATTGATGTGTCGGCTTCCTCCATCTCAATCAAGGACAACAATGGGAGTTTCATCAGCACCTTAAGCATGGAGCTGTTCAGCGATGCCAACTACACCAAACCAATGGTTATTCCACAGCTGGGGATTGAACTGAGGACCAGTGTGTATGTCGAGGTCAAGGCCACAAACTTGACAGGGCAGTACCATGTTCTGCTTGACAGGTGCTATGCCTCCATCTCCCCGCTGCCGTCCAACTCCAGCTTCTTCAACCTCTTTGTTCCCTGCTCCAAGGACCGGTTCACCACTATGATTGAGAATGGAGACAGCCAGAGCGCCCGCTTCCGCTTCCCGGCCTTTCGCTTCATCGAGCAGCAGAATGAGACCGTGTCCACTTACTACCTCCACTGCATCACCCGACTCTGTGAGAGGAGCACCTGCAGCACATTcaagcagtgcagcagcaggaggaagaggagcaccCTGGACACAAGTGCAGGTATTACCAAGACCTACACCATCACCTCTCCAGAGATCGTCACCAAAGCTGACAGCATCGAGTCCAAAGAGAAGCCCCTTTTGGCGGATGAAGAAGACGACTCTGCTGTCGGGCTTGGAGTGGCTGTTGGCATCCTCGCCTTTGCTTGTATCATTGCCCTTAGTGTTGCAGCCATCTTTTACAAGAGGCTCAGGAACTAA